TAAAAAACTGTGCTATATTGAGATATGGAATTACAACCCCTTGGATCAGTGTAGTAACCTTGGTAAACAAAGAAATGGTAGGGTAAATGTCAAAAGAAGCTGGGACTATGATTATCATCTGCAAAATGCTGAAGAATTTGAAAGGGAAGCCAAGGTTGGTAGTAAGTCCAGGCATTGCAGTAGGATTAGGTAACAATATGATGCACTTTAGTCAATTGAGTAACTACATCTCATTCTTGTCTCAGCAAagcatgctttgtatttttttgtactcTTGTGTGTGATTTTCCTGGAATTGAATGTTACATCTACATTTTTTTAAGACTTAAGAGAATTTTGAGTGGTAAAAATATCTTGTAGATAAAATCCACAGAATACAAACACTTTTTGCTTTCATAGAATATTTGtcaaagtaaacaataaaaagggCATCAATATCTTGAAGCAATACAAATTACACCTAAATGCATGGACATGCAGTCACGTTGAGGCATTAGACAAATATTCTTTCACACAGTAGTATTGATCTTTTAACTGTGGCTAATCCTACATTTTCTTGGTAAcatgagagttttttttctttttcgagtaCTATGATAGATTAATGTACAATTTATTGCATGTAAATGTATAACACAAGCGGTTAAGATGtgaatgttacagaagtgtttgTTTTGAGGTGGTGTGTAGATATTTATCAATGCTATAAAtaggaatcaatttttttgtgaactcacGAAGCTATTTCTATATACCTGTATCCCTGTTTTATAATGATGCTGATTttggactcatatgcaggcacaggcctcaacatcttcccaaggggaagaggtggatgctgaaggTACAAGAGCCGTTGTGATTGACCTTGACACTCTGCTGGCTTTGGCCAAGAACGAACTatctcccaaggagactgatgccactgaggtatgcatgaaaatcacatttaattaaattaatggatgaaagtgatgtttgggagaAATCTTCAATTTCAAGTACTTTAAACTGGGGCACTTGAGCCCAGATTTTGAAACCTATctatatcattattttcaaaaatgggcaCAACGTGTTGTAACCGATGCGGCTTGGCATGGTTCATGGGTAACTTTGAATCAGCGTTCAGAAGGTAAGGAGAACTGATTCAATATCGTGTGTGATTAATTGTGCTAAGGGGAATAAGATCAACCTACGAcgccttgaattaaatattctctctgCCAATGGTGAATGAAGACGCAGCAGGAGCCAGCCAAGGAGGTCATCGCCATCCATAACAGAGAGCTGATAAGTTAAACTTTTATCCCACATGACTCCCCCCCTTCAGTTAAGAAGGTTCACGAATAATTACCATACAtaattaaccttttcgcgccgagctcctttaCGGAAAGTTGCTTATGGCTCTATGAaggttttgaaaatttctttttcgcaccgtacggagttttttctcGGCCAGGTAGTCGCTTTCTCCCcataatgacctttcctagtggaGTTCCAGACCCTTCCTCAGCAACTgcgcaaatataatcctcgacccttttccccgaagtcagcccatcccggcgtactttcgCGGTCAGTTTATTGATgctaatgtaatttaatttttttttattgttacttttgcattaaatgtcagttcatcaatatattcctttcattttgcaatgcctgtagaacttttaaacgaagttctacggttatttttagggttttcatcaaaacggcactatatcatagaccaaaaaatactttaaagggaatgaaatcttttaatgttcctagcctacttcaaggtatttacgatttatgatattaacatattttagatccatgaCGCCAAAATCCACACTCTCCTCATTTGCATCTGCTTTtcagttctctgaaaacatgagaatgatatatttagaatttttcagaagaagaatttttacccaaaaaattcacataaaactacttgaatcttacaaatttgttgtttgaaatggctaaatattatttttaaagcaaatttccTTCATTACATCCTTCCGTCCTTCGGGGCGTGGCTTCACTTCTTCACATGCATGATCAAGTGtgaatttatggaatttatttgtCTCCTCAGGAATTAGTTCCATCAAAtaatctgagaaaaatatttgaaaaaactcACGAGTCGATGAATTCTCACTTATATCAGCTTTGCATCCAGAGTTAGCAGAATCAAAGGAAtgatttttcggggaaaaatcgTTTGGGGACCACAAAACGTCTTTACCAGCTATCCGTCTTCTTTTCGGAGTTGTACCCTCCTCTTCGTTTGATGAAGATTCTGATTCATCTACATACATACATTCCGAAGAAGGTTCGCGAAAACGTGGATCTGTCGTGGCCTTCGGCGTTGACGGCAGCAGCTCCCGCTCTATATCACCTGATGACACCGTTTCAGACGCTTCACTATCTGAACCACCATCCTCGTCTTCACTATCAGTTTGGGTAAGCATTTCAAGGATCGATTGATCCGTTATTAGCCGGGACATTTTCCCAGTGCGAGCAAAGtccaggaaatttgcctaacgctGCACTCCTCCAAGAATAACTGGAGCACgtcgagaacgtaagcaaaactcACGAAAGTGAAatgaaaggcacttcaagaaaaaatgcTGGTTGCATAATTccaacaaaaaatgtaattccaccgaaatatcatttgaaagaaaatcattgcaggaggaaggggaatgcgtacagaacatttgcagtaaaatttgaatacacgccaagaaaattttgaaaagaaaatgagcttttccgagaagagtgaggttatcatctaccacgtacatatttcagtaggagaatacttacaccaatatactcttgggtgttccagttggaggataataagattttccaagaaaacataaATGCgttaatgtgtcccgaaataagcccatGAGGTGCACAGGGTAGACCACCTTCATGGATTCTGACCAGaaaaccaagatatgagagtaagtACCTGGGtggagcagttcttattcctgcaatagtatggaatgcttctcacaacatgtgtctacataaaacattccctattggtacattaaatttacgaattgtTAAGTTacgcattaatcagtatttatagcgaaattcgtttatgtTACtgttgtattcaaaggttggtaagaggttatttaAAATAGTCGCTTTAATTTTGGCTCAccacaaagaactgagagaatcatattttattgcattacgAGGTCTTTTTCATGGATGATAAAttggatattctatcgaattttaCAGCAAATATACACTTAGAATgaagctaacagagtaacgtatatttttagatgtaaatcattacaatatcgctcccttaaacttgctagtaagttataaaaataacaattaaacatctaaccttagcgtctccaaaaattgttctaagtgatgatcaactccgttaatatgaacgctagaattccatttaaaatttgaacCAATCAGCAGAGCATTCAGAATGTAactcctcgcattgattttcaatgaatgcagcatgaacgtttttagttattttaacttataaacaaataagtgaccatgagcaccttccttaaGTGGggcactgagagccggaatggtcCAAGGTagtccccacacggacaataggaaagggtcggacctctcgtgccgagggaccctaatggcggttgggaccgaCTTGCCATGTTTGACCGCGAAACCATGAAAACATGGTCTTTtccttcgaaaaattcaagccttgAAAATTCGGCCTTCCTTATTTAGCATCATAAAATTCAgaccgtgaaatcacgccctcaGTAGGGAAGAAGTTAAGAATGGATGAACAAACTCTGAAGAAGACCTGTTGCTGAGCAACATTTTACcttgcattttgtttatttttttggccCACCCTTTTTCCCTGGAAAGAagtatatattttagtatttaggacaGTGTATTATTGGAGAGTGTTTAGGATTAGTGTTGCAGTTGTCACTTCATTTGGTTTTGTATTCATGCAAGAGATTCccaagaatttaatatttttgtttcatttttttattatcctaaaGTTGTCATTTGTAAATCTGAAATCTGCTTACTTTTAGCCTACTGTTACGGAGAATGGGGAGCTGATTCAAAATCGaacaatggccatggagtctatgacggagGATGTGGGTGAGTGCTCTTCAGTTTTAACTTATTCTGACTAGGCGAATATCTAAAAGCTGTATctcagaattcaataaaattttgaatttgattttttcttaCATTCTTAATGCACTCTTATATAAGAAAGcttgttttttgtcaatattcccattaagttcactgaaaattttatttaaacatgtgGCTTGTCTCCGGGTCCTCAGCGTGACAACTGGGCTCTTTAACCACTGCACTAATATTCACCCTTCAGAGAGTGGCtcttatacataaatatatttaactagTAACGGTTTAACTGTATTTCAGTTTAATCTATTTGGTAATACAACCCCATATGCCGGCTGATTCAAGGACAGCTCCCAATGGACTAtgcataacaaaagaaaatttgattgaattctgaacGGGGTTTTTGGACACTTCCCTTGTGAAGGACGTAGCATCTGTATGTGTCATCCATCTAAAAATTCTTTAGTTCATCGACCTATAATTAATTGACCTATCGTTCTGCTTGAGAATATAACCAGGTCAGCATGTGTATAGTTAAATTTTCATCATGCTTCAATAACAAACTAATATATGCAGTCATGtgcattcatatgggaattccagtGTACTTCACCTAACAGTTTTGTCTTAAATActgggtaatagaaaaaaatcccaataaaTCACTTGTGATGAATGGGCATATAAAATCCATTTATGTGCCATGTACACTGTGGTGTCCATGAACAAAATGAACATGGAACTTGTTGAAATGAGATCAATTGGTTTTTATCAGTTTTgaaatgatgggaaaatttttcttcgaaagaCACCACAACCAATTCATTGTTTTGTGCTCTAGGCTTTAGGCTTTAACTGTGCTTTAATAGGCCTAAGAGttattcatggaaaaagtgaGATAAGGAAAATAACTTATTTGGTGGAAAATAGgctaaactcaatttcaatacctaGTATGCAGCAGTTATAGTTCTGCAGGGTAATGACAGTGGGTGACTAGGCCATGCATACTTCTCCTCGTTAGCTAAGTTTTCAAGGTTATAGCTTCATCTAAATTGTAAAAGGTGGTTAAGCAAAGTACAAGGCATCACCCTCTTTGAGGATGGGTATGAGAAGTTTGAATTAATTGGATGTTGCTTAACTTAAAACtgataagttaattttttattaggatgtTCTAGTGGTATTTTTTACACCGCTTCATATTTTAAGTACtttgagttttatgaaaattctatctggatgcattcaaaattaaaatattattgtgatgattGCTTCTGAAAATAGATAAATCATAAGGGGAAGGTAAGGGAATTAGAAAAGGGATGCATGTGGACAACCTGGAAATCAGGTATCTTTCgccaattttcagcttttttgtaTAAAGTACATGAATCACCAAAGTGaggaaatgaaatagatattcttaCAGACTTACTCATGAATCAATCTTTGTGGTGATTGCTTGCTAGACTTAATCCATGGTGAATTACACCTTGAATTCAGGGTCAGCCACTGAAATCAGACGGTTGTAGATGGCCATAAGATGGAGTTGGGAAGTAGTGTAGGCGTAGGCTACTGATACCTTTCAAAATATTGGATGTACTTTGGAAACAAGACAATCCGTTTGTCATTTTAATATTCTGCATACTTGGTCTGTTCTGATGACTTTTGAAACCAATCCATCCTGAACTATCCAGGCTCTCAAACTAAGACTGGCAGAAAGAGATATTAGCGGATGTTTGAGGGCACATTCAAAGAGAGAGTTCCACTCTCCTCATTTGGGGTGTGGATGCACTGAATCCATAATATAAAACTTTGGATCATAATGTGATGCTTTCCGCAAATTTGGTCTCATGAAGGGCAATAACCGCCGATATTTGGACGTGAGGCACCTTCTGTCAATccttatataatatttaatgacaTAAGGTATGTGATCATTAATACCCCATGCCTTTATacttgaaatcattttataaataatgcaaggtGTAGTGGTTTCGAATGTTTCTTTAGAATAGAGGTGTGCCCCTCAGAAAATATGATGTTCATTTATTGCTGTTAGTGCTCTTGTTTACGCAcggcaaatatttcttttttaatacatgTTGTCCTTGAAGGTAAGTTCTTTTAATATCCcatattatttcccatttatctttGTCAATGATTTATTAAGAtggcaatgatttttttgtgagctTTAATTACCTTTTGACCCTCGTAGttactttccatttttattttgcataattttagccTTGCATTGCAAGaaagtatttgcatttaataataatgaGAATTGTTTCAGTTCAACATTGTGTGTTCATGGCATTTGTCAATTCAGTGTATGATTACTTCTGTGCATGAGAAAGTGCATTGAGATGTTTTCTGGAGTAGATGCTTGAGATTCGTATACAATATATTGCTCAATTTCTCTAAGGAGCAGTGTCATTGAATTTGTGAATAAATGTATGGAAACCACtgtaaaaaattaactgacacCTCGTTATTTGTATAGCATCTAACAAAAAATCTGTTTAAGTAGCTACCTTGATATATGTCTGATTGCTGTAATAAATAAGTTCAACAAATCGTAGATTTCATGCCTAACTacacttatttttaatttgacaTTCTTTTCTAGAGTCCCGAGATTATGAACGAGCCTCAGCCTTGTTTGTAGGCCTTGAAACAAAGATTAGGGCATCacattcaaggaaaggaaagaaggtgattgataaagacattaaaaaatgtgatacCTTAATTGCTGGTAAAATAACGTGCTCAAATCCTAGTGATGGACGGTTACACTCGAAATCTGGATACGCAGCTAAAATCAGAGGGGATAGAGGAACAATGACTATTGCAGGGAAGAGAGGTTGTTGTAGTAATTCAGAACCCATAAAGTTTTTCAGGAGCACTAAGGATGTGAAGAATGGTTCTGAGGTAGCCATACCggaaaacaaagtgaaaagtaTTAGCATGATTAAAAATCCTGGGAAGCGTGCCAGTTCATCGAAAAAATCTTatcattgcttcaactgcagagatTCATTCAATGCCAAATATGATCTCATTAAGCACCGTGAGATTCATATCAGTTCTGGCATGTTagattttgattcaaatttgtcaATCAGTAAAGATTTGTACCCCAAAACCTTGGTTTCTAGGAGAGAAACTAATATTTCTTGTCAGCCCATCTCCTCCGAGACTTTAAATCATCTGATATGTAAAAGCCAAGGGGTGAGGCAAATAGGAAAAAGGCTTCTTAAGGATAACTTTGGAGGAACAAAGGAGAACAAAAATGTGGGGGAAGTGGGAAGAAGCTTCATCGTAGATGGGAAATCATGCTCAGTTGTTCCACTCACGGCAAACACGTCTTCTTCCTACAGTGAATGTGAAAGGTCTTTTTCTGAAAAAAGTAGCCTTGTCTGTAACACTCGTACTTATACGAACATAAAaacttattcttgcaatgaatgtcaTAAGTCCTTCACTCAAAAGAGCATCCTTGTtagtcacatgcggactcatacgaaggagaaaccttattcttgcaatgcatgtgataagtctttctcacgAAAGAGTCACCTTATATGTCACTTgcggattcatacaaaggagaaaccttattcttgcaatgaatgtgataagtctttctcacgAAAAAGTCACCTTATATGTCACATgcggattcatacaaaggagaaaccttattcttgcaatgaatgtgataagtctttctcacgAAAAAGTCACCTTGTATGTCACATGCGGATTCATACAAGGGAGAAactttattcttgcaatgaatgtcaTAAGTCCTTCACTCAAAAGAGCATCCTTAttagtcacattcggactcatacgatggaaaaaccttattcttgcagtgAATGTGATATGTCTTTCTCACAAAAGAACAGCCTTGtccatcacattcggactcatacgaaggagaaaccttattcttgcaatgtatgtgataagtctttctcagGCAAGGGTAACCTAGTTAGTCACATGTGGACTCATActaaggaaaaaccttattcttgcaatgtatgtgataagtctttctctcgaaagagcacccttgtccgtcacattcggacttatacaaaggagaaaccttattcttgctacgaatgtgataagtctttctcacgAAAGAGTAATCTTGTCTGTCATATGCGgattcatacgaaggagaaaccttattcttgcaatgaatgtgataagtctttctcagGCAAGGGTAACCTAGTaagtcacatgcggactcatacgaaggagaaaccttattcttgcaatgtttgtgaaaagtctttcactcAAAGTAGcacccttgtccgtcacattcgggctcatacaaaggagaaaccttattcttgcaatgaatgtgataagtctttctctca
The nucleotide sequence above comes from Ischnura elegans chromosome 13, ioIscEleg1.1, whole genome shotgun sequence. Encoded proteins:
- the LOC124170204 gene encoding zinc finger protein 271-like; its protein translation is MRIHTKEKPYSCNECDKSFSRKSHLVCHMRIHTREKLYSCNECHKSFTQKSILISHIRTHTMEKPYSCSECDMSFSQKNSLVHHIRTHTKEKPYSCNVCDKSFSGKGNLVSHMWTHTKEKPYSCNVCDKSFSRKSTLVRHIRTYTKEKPYSCYECDKSFSRKSNLVCHMRIHTKEKPYSCNECDKSFSGKGNLVSHMRTHTKEKPYSCNVCEKSFTQSSTLVRHIRAHTKEKPYSCNECDKSFSQKSTLVCHMLTHTKEKPYSCYECDKSFSRKSNLVCHMRIHTKEKPYSCNECDKSFSVKGNLVSHMRTHTKEKPYSCNVCDKSFSGKSTLVRHIRTHTKENSYSCNECEKFFSRKDNLVYHIRTHTKEKPYSCNVCDKSFSRKSHLVFHMRIHTKEKPYSCNECNKSFSGKGNLVSHMRTHTKEKPYSCN